The following coding sequences are from one Rhipicephalus microplus isolate Deutch F79 chromosome 3, USDA_Rmic, whole genome shotgun sequence window:
- the LOC119184740 gene encoding putative nuclease HARBI1 yields the protein MADYASFVDYVLRVDELFGDVEDCVSIPRQQLRDRLNPMQHFTDSEFLACYRFTKSSVKKLLECLPFEESCSNRGHPLPPVMQLLITLRFYGAGTFQAVMGDLVDVSQPTVSRVIERVSRLIAKHLFPAVVNFPNSNDRFRKTMVEFYRITKFPGVTGCIDSTHVRIKSPGGPNGEVYRNRKGYFSINVQGIAGPKLQLYDVVSSWPGSVHDSCIFDNSRARVLYEKKRVPGLLLGDAGYRCTSFLMTPMADPPPDSPESWYQAAHMRTRNTIERAFGVWKRRFPCSDMGLQNLSERSAVITMTCAALHNLAVLRQDAELPPVIIAQHLRQQQPDVANQADSLL from the exons ATGGCGGACTACGCGTCGTTCGTTGATTATGTTCTCCGCGTCGACGAGCTGTTTGGCGACGTGGAGGACTGTGTAAGCATACCACGGCAACAATTGAGAGACCGGTTGAACCCCATGCAGCACTTCACAGACAGTGAATTTCTCGCGTGCTATCGCTTCACCAAGAGCAGCGTGAAGAAGCTACTTGAGTGCTTGCCATTTGAggagagctgcagcaatcgtggCCACCCTCTTCCACCTGTGATGCAGCTTCTGATTACGCTGCGCTTTTATGGAGCGGGTACTTTTCAAGCAGTGATGGGCGACTTGGTGGATGTGTCTCAGCCGACGGTGAGCCGCGTCATCGAACGTGTGTCACGGCTGATCGCGAAGCACTTGTTCCCGGCTGTCGTGAATTTCCCTAACTCCAATGACAGGTTCCGTAAGACGATGGTGGAATTCTACCGGATCACCAAGTTTCCCGGTGTGACAGGGTGCATAGATTCCACCCACGTCCGTATCAAATCACCTGGTGGGCCGAATGGCGAAGTTTACCGCAACCGGAAGGGGTACTTCTCCATAAATGTTCAG GGGATTGCAGGGCCAAAGCTACAATTATACGACGTTGTTTCGAGCTGGCCGGGATCAGTGCATGACAGTTGTATTTTCGACAACAGTCGTGCACGCGTTCTGTACGAGAAAAAACGAGTACCGGGTCTCCTTCTTGGCGATGCTGGATACCGCTGCACGTCTTTCCTCATGACACCGATGGCTGACCCGCCACCGGACAGCCCTGAGAGCTG GTATCAAGCAGCTCACATGCGCACTAGAAACACGATCGAGCGTGCCTTTGGTGTGTGGAAACGTCGCTTCCCGTGTTCAGACATGGGGCTACAAAACTTGTCGGAGCGCTCCGCCGTCATTACAATGACCTGTGCTGCCCTACACAACCTTGCAGTCCTAAGGCAAGACGCGGAACTACCACCTGTGATTATCGCACAACACTTAAGGCAACAGCAGCCTGATGTGGCGAACCAAGCCGACTCCCTACTCTGA
- the LOC142803128 gene encoding uncharacterized protein LOC142803128: protein MAGGNMALCSRFGIHAGRHSKPSTSCVHPCDPARQLWFTPDVPHLLKNLRNYPTSGQAIYLPDEVVQKHKLPTARVDLAHRSGRCESEIRGGKRPEGGECRYFQNIGALVTVAQLHKLLDNEKSKWKKKQSEEKRNLYATGGGPATCRPMIPSLALVGAAASHMGTRLQNPYDSDGVHLNQPVLSLSPLRIFESMLTGSQDNTEELLGKRRMGKNCQM, encoded by the exons ATGGCCGGCGGAAACATGGCACTGTGCAGCCGGTTCGGGATTCACGCTGGGAGGCATAGTAAGCCATCAACTAGTTGTGTCCACCCATGTGATCCAGCCAGACAACTGTGGTTCACGCCTGATGTTCCCCACCTTCTCAAAAACCTCAGAAACTACCCGACTTCTGGCCAGGCCATTTACCTCCCGGACGAAGTTGTTCAAAAGCACAAGCTGCCGACTGCTCGTGTGGACCTGGCCCAT CGCTCCGGCCGGTGCGAGAGCGAAATCCGAGGAGGAAAGCGGCCGGaaggaggagagtgtcgctactttcaAAATATAGGGGCTTTAGTTACGGTGGCACAGCTGCATAAGTTGTTGGACAATGAAAAGTCCAAGTGGAAGAAGAAGCAGTCAGAGGAAAAGCGAAACTTGTATGCCACAG GGGGCGGGCCAGCTACCTGCCGGCCAATGATCCCCTCATTGGCGCTTGTTGGAGCGGCGGCATCACACATGGGGACACGGCTCCAGAACCCGTATGACAGCGATGGAGTCCACCTCAATCAGCCAGTGCTTTCATTATCGCCGTTGCGGATTTTCGAGAGCATGCTCACTGGTAGCCAAGACAACACGGAAGAGCTGCTTGGTAAAAGACGAATGGGCAAAAACTGTCAGATGTAG